The DNA segment TTGAACCCAAACCGGGGCCTTCTGATTTGATCTTACCGGTTTTTGCCCGGCTGTCTGTCCTGCATTTTCAGATTTTGGTGTGAGGGTGGGTAGGGTGGAGAAGTAGCCCAGAATTATACCAGCCACTGATGTAGGTTGTCAGCTCAAGGCAGACCACTGCTTGCTCAGTGGCCACATGCCAGCAGAGTGTGTCATCTGTCTGTCCCCCATGAGTGGCGCTTCTCACCCAGTGAGGCACTCTCTTGGCTTGGGCCTAGGAATTTGCAATGAATGCGCTCCTTCTCCCACTGTCCTCCAGGCAGTCCTGGGTGCCAACGATCCTGAGAAGAATTTCTTAACCATAGCCATCCGCCCTCATGGCATTTTCGGCCCAAGGGACTCACAGTTGGTACCCGCCCTAATTGAGACAGCCAGAAACGGCAAGATGAAGTTCGTGATTGGGTGAGTCAGCCCACAGCGGCTCTTCCCTAGTCCTTCCTGGTCCGTGCTCGCGTTCAGA comes from the Piliocolobus tephrosceles isolate RC106 unplaced genomic scaffold, ASM277652v3 unscaffolded_1961, whole genome shotgun sequence genome and includes:
- the LOC111531930 gene encoding sterol-4-alpha-carboxylate 3-dehydrogenase, decarboxylating-like, with the protein product MPAECVICLSPMSGASHPVRHSLGLGLGICNECAPSPTVLQAVLGANDPEKNFLTIAIRPHGIFGPRDSQLVPALIETARNGKMKFVIGNGKNLVDFTFVENVVHGHILAAEQLSRDLTLGGKVRPAAPVSARVPFCGFLLATGFAGKLLL